One segment of Mycolicibacterium baixiangningiae DNA contains the following:
- a CDS encoding phosphotransferase enzyme family protein has translation MAEVIADDIDVAERALADYDLPPNSTLQLLNLSENATYLVEDADSGAKSILRVHRRNYHHPHEIESELDWLEALRRDSDVTVPTVLPTRDGRRVVTVDHNGTDRHIVHFGMVGGAEPDEGSVTLDDFRTLGKITAALHDHARSWTRPAGFGRFAWDWEHCLGENARWGRWRDAEGVGPEEAHLLERAQDLLQRRLSEYGAGPDRYGLVHADLRLANLLVDPPTITVIDFDDCGFGWFFYDFGAAVSFIEDDPALPEWQASWVEGYRSRRPMTPADEDMLASFVFLRRLLLLAWMGTHSHSRESKTKAISYAAGSCALAERYLSTNGQRLV, from the coding sequence ATGGCGGAGGTCATCGCCGATGACATCGACGTGGCCGAACGCGCACTCGCCGACTACGACCTGCCGCCGAACTCCACCCTGCAATTGCTGAACCTGTCCGAGAACGCCACCTATCTGGTCGAGGACGCCGACAGCGGCGCGAAGTCGATTCTGCGCGTGCATCGCCGGAACTATCACCACCCGCACGAGATCGAATCCGAACTCGACTGGCTCGAGGCGCTGCGCCGCGACAGCGATGTCACGGTCCCGACGGTGCTGCCCACGCGTGACGGTCGGCGGGTGGTGACCGTCGACCACAACGGAACAGACCGGCACATCGTGCATTTCGGTATGGTCGGCGGCGCGGAACCCGACGAGGGATCGGTCACGCTCGACGATTTCCGGACCCTCGGAAAGATCACCGCGGCGCTGCACGACCACGCACGGTCGTGGACCCGGCCCGCCGGCTTCGGGCGGTTCGCATGGGACTGGGAGCACTGCCTCGGCGAGAACGCCCGCTGGGGACGGTGGCGCGACGCCGAGGGCGTCGGGCCCGAGGAAGCCCACCTGCTCGAACGCGCGCAAGATCTGCTGCAGCGGCGGCTGTCCGAGTACGGCGCCGGGCCGGACCGTTACGGCCTCGTCCACGCCGACCTGCGGTTGGCCAACCTGCTGGTAGACCCGCCCACGATCACGGTCATCGACTTCGACGACTGCGGATTCGGTTGGTTCTTCTACGATTTCGGCGCCGCGGTCTCGTTCATCGAAGACGATCCGGCGCTTCCCGAATGGCAGGCCTCCTGGGTCGAGGGCTATCGAAGCCGGCGCCCGATGACCCCGGCCGACGAGGACATGCTGGCCTCGTTCGTCTTCCTGCGGCGACTGCTGCTGCTCGCCTGGATGGGCACCCACAGCCACTCCAGGGAATCGAAGACCAAAGCCATCAGCTACGCCGCGGGCAGTTGCGCGCTCGCCGAACGGTATCTCAGCACCAACGGTCAGCGACTCGTCTGA
- a CDS encoding aldehyde dehydrogenase family protein encodes MTEFAPGRAERREFASAGHLLERARWAARAYADYDQAAVAAVVTAVADTAYGAAERFAAEAVAETGMGVVADKVIKNQACSRGIVDYYRGQDYVSPRVDAVNKIVEIPRPAGVVLALTPTTNPVSTIYFKVLLALMTRNAVVVAPHPRAKRCSADAVQLLADAAVAAGAPDGIVQVVEEPSIPLIEALMADERTDVIVATGGTGVVRAAYSSGTPALGVGPGNVPVLVDASADINAAAKRIVDSKAFDNSVLCTNESVLIAEESIAGALRSALTRAGAHILDAEATERLRAYMFADGQLNTDVVGRDAAWIAAQAGIRVTPKTRVLVAPFEDVISEEMLAHEKLSPVIGMTTVPDAARGIRAARAVVRIGGAGHSAAIHSENPAVVTEFATQVPVLRVSVNVGSSTGSSGLETNLAPSMTIGTGFIGRSSIGENLRPDNLMNWARIAYNSAPGVVMPNFAGVDPWRSPADPVPEYPRPSNDRGTPPVSPSRGAQARRPADPGIEALRAELRALVVEELAQLIKR; translated from the coding sequence GTGACGGAGTTTGCGCCAGGGCGAGCGGAGCGACGGGAGTTTGCTTCAGCGGGCCACCTGCTCGAGCGCGCCCGGTGGGCCGCGCGGGCATACGCCGACTACGACCAGGCCGCCGTCGCGGCCGTCGTCACCGCGGTCGCCGACACCGCCTACGGTGCCGCCGAACGCTTCGCCGCCGAAGCCGTCGCCGAGACCGGTATGGGCGTCGTCGCCGACAAGGTGATCAAGAACCAGGCCTGCTCGCGCGGCATCGTCGACTACTACCGCGGCCAGGATTACGTCTCCCCGCGGGTGGACGCGGTCAACAAGATCGTCGAAATCCCGCGTCCGGCAGGCGTTGTGCTGGCCCTGACCCCGACCACCAACCCCGTCTCCACGATCTACTTCAAGGTGCTGCTGGCACTGATGACGCGCAATGCCGTCGTCGTCGCACCGCACCCGCGGGCCAAACGGTGTTCCGCTGATGCCGTCCAGCTGCTCGCCGACGCCGCGGTCGCCGCGGGAGCGCCCGACGGCATCGTCCAGGTGGTCGAGGAGCCGTCGATCCCGCTAATCGAGGCGTTGATGGCCGACGAACGCACCGACGTCATCGTGGCCACCGGCGGCACCGGCGTGGTGCGAGCCGCGTATTCGTCGGGCACCCCGGCGCTCGGCGTCGGACCCGGCAACGTGCCCGTCCTCGTCGATGCGAGCGCCGACATCAACGCCGCCGCCAAGCGCATCGTCGACAGCAAGGCGTTCGACAACTCGGTGCTGTGCACCAACGAATCGGTGCTGATCGCCGAGGAGTCGATCGCGGGCGCCCTGCGCTCGGCGCTCACCCGCGCCGGTGCGCACATCCTCGACGCCGAGGCCACAGAACGCCTGCGCGCCTACATGTTCGCCGATGGTCAGCTCAACACCGATGTCGTAGGCCGCGACGCCGCGTGGATCGCCGCACAGGCCGGCATCCGCGTGACACCCAAGACGCGGGTGCTCGTCGCTCCGTTCGAGGACGTGATCAGCGAGGAGATGCTGGCCCACGAGAAGCTCTCGCCGGTCATCGGCATGACAACCGTGCCCGACGCGGCACGCGGGATCCGCGCCGCCCGGGCGGTGGTGCGCATCGGCGGCGCCGGCCACTCCGCGGCGATCCACAGTGAGAACCCCGCCGTCGTCACCGAATTCGCCACCCAGGTTCCGGTGCTGCGGGTGTCGGTCAACGTCGGTAGCAGCACCGGCAGCTCGGGCCTGGAGACGAACCTGGCGCCGTCGATGACGATCGGCACCGGTTTCATCGGCCGCAGCTCCATCGGCGAGAACCTGCGCCCCGACAACCTGATGAACTGGGCCCGCATCGCCTACAACAGTGCTCCCGGTGTGGTCATGCCGAATTTTGCCGGGGTCGACCCCTGGCGTTCGCCGGCAGACCCGGTGCCCGAATACCCCAGACCCTCCAACGATCGCGGCACACCACCGGTGTCCCCGTCCCGCGGCGCCCAGGCTCGCCGCCCGGCCGACCCGGGCATCGAGGCGCTGCGTGCCGAACTGCGGGCGCTGGTCGTCGAAGAGCTCGCACAATTGATCAAGAGGTGA
- a CDS encoding BMC domain-containing protein, with the protein MASNAIGLIETKGYVAALAAADAMVKAANVTITDRQQVGDGLVAVVVTGEVGAVKAATEAGAEAASQVGELISVHVIPRPHSELGAHFAVSAQ; encoded by the coding sequence ATGGCCAGCAACGCAATCGGTCTCATCGAGACCAAGGGCTACGTCGCAGCATTGGCCGCGGCCGACGCCATGGTGAAGGCCGCCAACGTCACCATCACCGATCGCCAGCAGGTCGGTGACGGCCTCGTCGCCGTCGTCGTCACCGGTGAGGTGGGTGCGGTCAAGGCGGCCACCGAGGCCGGCGCCGAAGCGGCGTCCCAAGTCGGCGAGCTCATCAGCGTCCACGTCATCCCGCGGCCGCACAGCGAGCTCGGGGCGCACTTCGCCGTCTCCGCTCAGTAA
- a CDS encoding BMC domain-containing protein — protein MAELRSFIFIDRLQPQTMSYLGTWIKGALPRANMAAQIIEVAPGLDIEGVTDVALKHAEVKAGILVVERQFGYLEFHGETGAVKAAADAALESLGQELDSAVRPTILASRIISSIDHQHAFLINRNKIGSMVLAGESLFVLEVAPASYAILATNEAEKAADIKVVDFRMIGATGRVYLSGSEADIRQAAEAAQDALARSTA, from the coding sequence GTGGCTGAACTGCGTTCCTTCATCTTCATCGACCGGCTGCAGCCGCAGACGATGTCGTACCTGGGCACCTGGATCAAGGGTGCGCTGCCGCGGGCGAACATGGCCGCCCAGATCATCGAGGTCGCGCCCGGTCTGGACATCGAGGGCGTCACCGACGTCGCGCTCAAGCATGCGGAGGTCAAGGCCGGAATCCTGGTCGTCGAAAGACAGTTCGGCTATCTGGAGTTCCACGGTGAGACGGGTGCGGTCAAGGCCGCCGCCGATGCTGCGCTCGAATCCTTGGGCCAGGAGCTCGATTCCGCGGTGCGGCCCACGATCCTCGCGTCGCGCATCATCTCCAGCATCGACCATCAGCACGCATTCCTGATCAACCGCAACAAGATCGGGTCCATGGTGCTGGCCGGCGAATCGCTGTTCGTCCTCGAGGTCGCCCCCGCGTCGTACGCGATCCTGGCGACCAACGAAGCCGAGAAGGCCGCCGACATCAAGGTCGTCGACTTTCGGATGATCGGCGCCACCGGCCGGGTCTACCTGTCGGGCAGCGAGGCCGACATCCGCCAGGCTGCCGAGGCGGCCCAGGACGCCCTCGCCCGGAGCACCGCATGA
- a CDS encoding EutN/CcmL family microcompartment protein: MIAATVTGNVWSTRRIDGIPAGAFLEVEVDGSGGRMIAFDVLGSGVGERVLIAQGSVAANWFTGTPPPVDALIIGSIDDPSSAEGQTER; this comes from the coding sequence ATGATAGCCGCGACCGTGACCGGAAACGTGTGGTCGACCCGCCGGATCGACGGCATCCCTGCCGGCGCGTTCCTGGAAGTCGAGGTCGACGGGTCCGGCGGCCGGATGATCGCCTTCGACGTGCTCGGCAGCGGTGTGGGCGAGCGGGTGCTGATCGCACAGGGCTCGGTCGCCGCCAACTGGTTCACCGGGACCCCGCCACCCGTCGATGCACTCATCATCGGATCCATCGACGACCCCAGCTCCGCAGAAGGTCAGACAGAGAGATAG
- a CDS encoding microcompartment protein encodes MAATASETRTDIRVYLLVEDLQRQFAAYLGTPTRARGYPPYAGEHALIVEVSPALAIERVIDLALREVPGIQPGILYVERQFGVLEIHSANLSDVRRAGEAILTGTGNKASDQLRPRVLYHDIITDITDQHAVILNRNRQASMILPGQSLLVYEMTPALFAAVAANEAERAAPGLTVVDVQMIGAAGRLYIGGSVADVTTARDRITSVLAAIEGRDH; translated from the coding sequence ATGGCCGCGACGGCTTCGGAGACGCGTACCGACATCCGCGTCTACCTGCTGGTTGAGGATCTCCAACGGCAGTTCGCCGCCTATCTCGGCACGCCGACCCGCGCCAGGGGATACCCGCCCTACGCGGGTGAGCACGCGCTCATCGTCGAGGTGTCCCCGGCGCTGGCCATCGAGCGGGTGATCGACCTGGCGCTGCGAGAGGTACCGGGCATCCAACCCGGAATCCTCTACGTGGAGCGGCAATTCGGTGTCCTGGAGATCCACTCCGCCAATCTGTCCGATGTCCGTCGCGCCGGCGAGGCGATCCTCACCGGCACCGGGAACAAGGCCAGCGACCAGCTACGGCCGCGGGTCCTCTACCACGACATCATCACCGACATCACCGATCAGCACGCGGTGATCCTCAACCGCAACCGGCAGGCGTCGATGATCCTGCCGGGACAGTCCCTGCTGGTCTACGAGATGACGCCGGCTCTGTTCGCGGCGGTGGCCGCGAACGAGGCCGAACGTGCCGCGCCGGGGCTTACGGTGGTCGACGTGCAGATGATCGGTGCGGCAGGCCGCCTCTACATCGGCGGCTCGGTCGCCGACGTCACCACCGCCCGGGACCGCATCACGTCGGTGCTCGCCGCGATCGAAGGGCGAGATCACTGA